Proteins encoded within one genomic window of Humulus lupulus chromosome 1, drHumLupu1.1, whole genome shotgun sequence:
- the LOC133812677 gene encoding disease resistance RPP13-like protein 4: MVDAVVSVFLEKLLEALSEGSRVLIEFRDQLETLQNELQLMQYFLKDAERLKRKNQTLCQLMVNLREHIYQAEDMLADCQLQPMDNDSLSSCWLMRFNPSKIPFQYQTGKRLERMIEKIFEVKKNISTYLGVPLLSQPGNDPHNDQIPRWSSPVYDHTKVVGLEGDTNKLKNWLLEGDKEILAIGVVGMGGLGKTTIAQTVFNEREMEDYFERRIWVSVSQTFTVEQIMRSMLRNLGDASVGDDAGELLRKINLYLLGKRFLIVMDDVWGGDIRWWSKIYEGLPKGNGSCIIITTRITEVAQKMAVKESRMHRPKCLSKHYSWLLFRNVAFAADGGVCKYPELEGVGEEIVEKCRGLPLAIKAVGGIMLCKPPRFPEWKRIADHFRDELAENDNSVMASLQLSYDELPSYLKSCFLCLSLYPEDCVITKDQLVHWWIGEGFVPLRCGRSATEAGEDCFTGLTNRCLLEVVDKTYYGAIDTCKVHDMVRDLVIDIAKNDAFSGQDYSNSRHLSIDTPIANQQLIANSKLRALLSTTKSGEVNKIALNIAKKFCDSRYLRAIDLSRSIFETPLTGLLSQVGSLQHLAYLSLSNTHPLVLLPPSMEKLHNMQVLDVSYCQNLKSIPDYIVTFKKLRVLDASHCGSLDCLPKGLGRLSQLEVLLGFKPAKSNQPEGCRIGELKNLMKLRKLGLQLTRGDEILDTEIHSMVNLPELQHLSISCFDSHGDDIIAKLDKFFPPEQLHELSLKFYPGKISPMWLNPISLPMLRYLSICSGNLSKMHQGFWGDDNTSVWRIEGLLLESLSEFEAEWPRVKQVMPSLRVVSASWCPELVSFPIQDIGFRGGVWKKEETTN; the protein is encoded by the coding sequence ATGGTTGATGCTGTTGTATCTGTGTTCTTGGAAAAACTACTAGAAGCTCTATCCGAGGGGAGCCGGGTTCTGATTGAATTCAGAGATCAATTGGAAACTCTACAGAATGAGCTTCAGTTAATGCAATACTTTCTCAAAGATGCAGAGAGGCTCAAGAGGAAAAACCAGACACTGTGCCAACTCATGGTCAACTTGCGAGAGCATATATATCAAGCTGAAGACATGCTTGCCGATTGTCAACTCCAGCCAATGGATAATGATTCATTGTCTAGTTGTTGGTTAATGCGTTTCAATCCTTCAAAGATACCATTCCAGTATCAAACTGGAAAGCGCCTTGAAAGAATGATTGAGAAGATTTTCGAAGTCAAGAAGAACATATCAACTTATCTTGGAGTGCCACTTTTGAGCCAACCAGGGAATGATCCACACAACGACCAAATACCAAGATGGAGCTCTCCTGTGTATGATCATACCAAAGTTGTTGGCCTAGAAGGTGATACAAATAAGTTAAAGAACTGGCTTTTGGAGGGTGACAAGGAAATATTGGCAATTGGAGTTGTGGGGATGGGGGGGTTGGGTAAAACAACTATTGCACAGACAGTGTTTAACGAGAGGGAAATGGAAGATTATTTCGAAAGGAGAATATGGGTTTCTGTATCTCAAACATTCACTGTAGAACAAATCATGAGAAGCATGTTAAGGAACTTGGGAGATGCCAGTGTTGGAGATGATGCAGGTGAGTTGTTGAGGAAGATAAACCTGTATCTTCTGGGCAAGAGATTTTTGATTGTGATGGATGATGTTTGGGGTGGTGATATCAGATGGTGGAGTAAAATCTATGAAGGACTGCCAAAGGGGAACGGAAGTTGTATCATTATCACTACAAGGATTACGGAAGTTGCACAAAAGATGGCAGTGAAAGAATCAAGAATGCATAGACCCAAGTGCCTTAGTAAGCATTACAGTTGGCTTCTGTTTAGGAATGTAGCATTTGCAGCTGATGGAGGTGTGTGTAAATATccagaattggagggtgttggaGAGGAAATTGTTGAGAAGTGTAGGGGTCTCCCTTTAGCAATCAAGGCAGTTGGAGGAATTATGCTTTGTAAACCACCGCGTTTCCCTGAATGGAAGCGCATTGCAGACCATTTTCGAGATGAGCTAGCCGAGAACGATAACTCTGTCATGGCTTCACTCCAGCTGAGCTATGATGAGCTCCCATCTTACCTCAAATCCTGCTTCCTCTGCTTGTCTCTTTATCCTGAGGATTGTGTCATAACAAAGGATCAATTGGTCCATTGGTGGATTGGAGAAGGTTTTGTACCGCTGAGATGTGGTAGGTCAGCTACTGAAGCTGGTGAGGATTGTTTCACAGGATTGACAAATCGGTGTTTGCTAGAAGTGGTTGACAAAACTTATTATGGAGCAATAGACACTTGTAAGGTTCATGATATGGTTCGTGATTTGGTCATTGATATAGCGAAAAACGATGCATTTTCAGGACAAGATTATTCAAATTCTCGCCATTTAAGCATTGACACCCCCATAGCAAACCAACAGTTAATCGCCAATTCGAAGTTGCGGGCACTGTTGTCCACAACCAAGAGCGGGGAAGTGAACAAGATTGCTCTAAACATAGCAAAGAAGTTCTGCGACTCTCGCTACTTAAGAGCCATTGATCTttcaagatcaatctttgaaacccCTCTAACAGGTCTGCTTAGTCAAGTTGGTTCTCTCCAACACTTGGCTTATCTCAGCCTAAGCAACACTCACCCATTGGTTCTACTCCCACCATCTATGGAAAAGCTTCACAATATGCAGGTTTTAGATGTCAGCTACTGTCAAAACCTAAAGTCTATCCCTGATTACATAGTCACATTCAAGAAACTGCGGGTGTTAGACGCAAGCCACTGTGGTTCACTCGATTGCCTGCCTAAAGGGTTAGGAAGACTGTCACAGCTCGAAGTGTTACTTGGTTTCAAACCTGCAAAATCTAACCAACCAGAGGGTTGTCGCATAGGCGAGTTGAAAAACTTGATGAAACTCAGGAAACTTGGGCTTCAACTCACTCGTGGCGACGAGATTTTAGACACTGAAATCCATTCTATGGTGAATCTACCAGAGCTGCAGCATCTGTCAATAAGTTGTTTCGACAGTCATGGCGATGATATCATAGCCAAACTAGACAAGTTCTTTCCTCCTGAACAGCTCCATGAACTGAGTCTCAAGTTCTATCCGGGAAAGATTAGTCCAATGTGGCTAAACCCCATTTCACTCCCCATGTTGAGGTACCTCTCAATATGTTCAGGCAATCTTTCTAAGATGCACCAAGGCTTCTGGGGGGATGATAACACTTCTGTTTGGAGAATTGAGGGACTGCTATTGGAATCTCTCTCAGAGTTCGAAGCAGAATGGCCaagggtgaagcaagttatgccATCACTAAGGGTTGTTAGTGCCAGTTGGTGCCCAGAATTGGTGTCTTTTCCTATTCAAGATATTGGGTTTAGAGGTGGCGTTTGGAAGAAGGAAGAGACCACCAACTAA
- the LOC133780944 gene encoding uncharacterized protein LOC133780944: protein MAEPLNFFGVLVHQLLLHKFRGEKTDEVHFYIEKKRCRFSQLEFALVTGLNFEAGPSEAEIKAKTTSDRLIFEHFNGHSPVSIGQLRKTFESCQIVDDVYKMSLCLLVEGVLKGREEKLMVWTDMLKMVDDVDFFFQYPWGKISYQKLLQTCQKEFVEMKKHLQKKIEKGKTQKEAKYSIYGYVAALQYLAF from the coding sequence ATGGCGGAACCATTAAATTTTTTTGGTGTCTTAGTCCATCAGCTGttgttgcacaaattcagaggggAGAAGACTGACGAAGTCCATTTTTATATTGAGAAAAAACGATGTAGATTTAGCCAATTGGAGTTCGCTTtagttactggtttaaatttCGAGGCCGGACCGTCTGAAGCTGAGATTAAAGCGAAGACCACTTCGGATCGGTTGATTTTTGAGCACTTCAATGGTCATTCCCCAGTGAGCATAGGGCAACTGCGcaaaacttttgagagttgtcaaatagttgatgatgtgtacaagatGAGTTTGTGTTTATTAGTAGAGGGTGTTTTGAAAGGTCGTGAGGAGAAGTTGATGGTTTGGACTGACATGCTGAAGATGGTAGATGACGTTGACTTCTTTTTCCAGTACCCGTGGGGTAAGATATCATACCAGaagttgttacaaacttgtcaaaaagaATTTGTAgaaatgaagaagcatttacagaagaagattgagaaaggaaAGACTCAGAAGGAGGCCAAGTACTCTATTTATGGGTATGTTGCAGCATTGCAGTATTTGGCTTTTtag